From Neobacillus sp. PS2-9, the proteins below share one genomic window:
- a CDS encoding DUF4173 domain-containing protein: MEIKIGKSDWLFLLLCLLLGIVAEEAFFRGEVGISYIVFIMSFYFVFFWKYRSFPFSHQRLGYLIVCCIWLLSASYLLNDNQLFKALNIVVIPGLVISHLVLITSPKNFKWNQPAFITLIFSRLLDMFKYNLKFSSVLGEGLKHGVGGDKWLVWKKILIGVVISIPVLMVVLRLLMSADTQFERIIGGIPDWFNVMDAEGVFRLIVILISTFGFFGFMQVLLIKQISVLKQQDNTVKFQMDGIISITVLVLINIVYILFTLVQFKYFFSGTLQDNYTYAEYARKGFFELLFVTLINLSITIIVITFVQRTNSFIKRFTQVLLTILVLSSSVMLSSAFLRLGMYEEAYGFTFTRVLVHSFMIFLVIIFAYSLVKIWVEKLSLFHFYFISSMIYYTAIAVIDLDKIVIKENMNRFETSGKIDINYLNQLSYTGVVGLITLYEENPDIPGLRNILLDRKREALTTNLPWQSYNIKREQAFSKLKKLDLE, encoded by the coding sequence ATGGAAATCAAGATTGGAAAATCAGATTGGTTGTTTTTATTGTTATGTTTATTGCTCGGGATCGTAGCCGAAGAAGCATTTTTCCGAGGTGAAGTAGGGATTTCCTATATTGTATTCATTATGTCATTCTACTTCGTCTTCTTTTGGAAATATCGCAGCTTTCCGTTTTCACATCAGCGATTAGGATACTTGATTGTTTGTTGTATATGGCTTCTATCAGCAAGTTATTTACTCAATGATAACCAGCTTTTCAAAGCGTTGAATATCGTTGTTATACCAGGATTGGTTATTTCTCATTTAGTATTAATAACAAGCCCAAAAAATTTCAAATGGAACCAGCCTGCATTTATCACTCTAATATTTTCAAGGCTCCTTGATATGTTTAAATATAACTTAAAATTCAGTTCGGTTTTAGGTGAAGGACTAAAGCATGGTGTGGGTGGCGACAAGTGGTTAGTATGGAAAAAAATATTAATCGGGGTTGTCATCTCAATACCTGTCTTAATGGTTGTATTGAGATTACTCATGTCTGCTGATACGCAGTTTGAACGAATCATTGGTGGGATTCCGGATTGGTTCAATGTGATGGACGCAGAAGGGGTGTTTCGTTTAATCGTCATCCTTATCTCTACATTTGGTTTCTTTGGCTTTATGCAAGTGCTTCTAATCAAGCAGATAAGTGTGCTTAAACAACAAGACAATACGGTAAAGTTTCAAATGGACGGAATTATTTCAATTACAGTACTTGTCCTCATAAATATTGTTTATATTTTATTTACGCTGGTACAGTTTAAATACTTCTTCAGTGGCACTCTACAAGATAACTACACTTACGCGGAGTATGCAAGAAAAGGCTTTTTTGAGCTTTTATTTGTCACATTAATCAATTTATCAATTACTATTATTGTCATCACGTTTGTTCAGCGGACGAATTCTTTTATCAAGCGATTTACGCAAGTATTGCTTACCATCCTTGTTCTTTCAAGCTCAGTGATGCTAAGTTCAGCATTTCTTCGGTTAGGAATGTATGAGGAAGCGTATGGCTTTACTTTTACCAGGGTGCTTGTCCATTCGTTTATGATTTTTCTGGTCATTATTTTTGCTTATTCCTTGGTAAAAATTTGGGTGGAAAAACTTTCATTATTTCACTTTTATTTTATTTCATCCATGATCTATTACACAGCAATAGCAGTAATTGACCTAGATAAAATCGTAATCAAAGAAAACATGAACCGCTTTGAAACAAGTGGCAAAATTGATATAAATTATCTCAATCAGTTATCATACACGGGGGTGGTAGGATTAATCACCCTTTATGAGGAAAATCCTGATATACCTGGCTTGCGAAACATCTTGCTGGATAGAAAGAGGGAAGCACTCACCACTAACCTTCCGTGGCAATCCTATAATATAAAAAGAGAGCAAGCTTTTAGTAAACTGAAAAAATTAGATTTGGAATAG
- a CDS encoding cold-shock protein, whose translation MKNGKVKWFNSEKGFGFIEAEDGNDVFVHYSAIQTEGFKTLEEGQEVSFEVVEGARGPQAANVTKK comes from the coding sequence ATGAAAAACGGTAAAGTAAAATGGTTTAACTCAGAAAAAGGTTTTGGATTCATCGAAGCAGAAGATGGAAACGACGTATTCGTTCACTATTCTGCAATCCAAACAGAAGGTTTCAAAACTTTAGAAGAAGGTCAAGAAGTTTCTTTCGAAGTTGTTGAAGGAGCTCGTGGACCACAAGCTGCTAACGTTACTAAGAAGTAA
- a CDS encoding exonuclease SbcCD subunit D gives MKFIHTADWHLGKLVHGVYMTENQREVLEQFVAIVAEEKPDAVVIAGDLYDRSVPPTDAVELLDEILFKINVELKTPVVAIAGNHDSAERLSFGSSWYKHSQFYLSGKLTNSFKPVSINGVNFYLVPYAEPGVVRQLLEDETIHSHQEAMKALIGKMEESLNPNEPNVLVGHAFVLGGQTSDSERVLSVGGSGCVGAELFEPFSYTALGHLHSPDAINHSKVKYSGSLLKYSFSEAKQRKSISIIEMDEKGNFTHRYRSLTPRHDMRELEGHLEQLLDPHFYEKELVHDYLKVTLLDEGALIDPINKLRQVYPNVLHLERKIDITDLKKKQSFSAIRSEKKSELELFEQFYSEITTSDFTSDKKEVMAEIIEKVLREEGIK, from the coding sequence ATGAAATTTATCCATACCGCGGATTGGCATTTGGGCAAATTAGTTCACGGTGTCTATATGACAGAAAATCAGCGCGAGGTTTTGGAACAATTTGTGGCTATTGTGGCCGAAGAGAAGCCAGATGCGGTTGTCATTGCAGGAGATTTATATGACCGATCCGTGCCTCCGACGGATGCAGTAGAGTTACTAGATGAGATTCTTTTTAAGATTAATGTAGAGTTGAAGACGCCTGTGGTTGCAATTGCTGGTAACCACGACAGTGCAGAGCGTCTGTCGTTCGGCAGCTCTTGGTATAAACATAGCCAATTCTATTTGTCTGGTAAATTAACAAACAGCTTTAAGCCTGTAAGCATTAATGGAGTGAACTTCTATCTTGTTCCTTATGCAGAGCCTGGGGTTGTCCGCCAGCTTCTTGAAGACGAGACGATCCACTCCCATCAAGAGGCCATGAAAGCACTGATCGGCAAAATGGAAGAATCATTAAATCCAAATGAACCGAATGTATTGGTAGGACATGCCTTTGTCCTGGGGGGCCAAACCTCTGATTCCGAGCGAGTATTATCTGTTGGTGGTTCTGGATGTGTGGGTGCTGAATTGTTCGAACCATTCTCTTATACAGCTCTAGGTCATTTGCACAGTCCTGATGCCATCAACCACAGTAAAGTGAAATATTCAGGTTCACTATTAAAATATTCTTTTTCAGAAGCAAAACAGAGAAAGTCCATCTCAATCATCGAAATGGATGAGAAGGGGAATTTTACCCATCGGTACCGCTCTCTTACTCCAAGACACGATATGCGCGAGTTAGAAGGCCATTTGGAACAATTACTCGACCCCCATTTTTATGAAAAAGAACTGGTCCATGATTATTTGAAAGTTACTCTGCTTGACGAAGGGGCACTAATAGACCCGATTAATAAATTGCGCCAAGTGTACCCTAATGTTCTACATCTTGAAAGAAAAATAGACATAACTGATTTGAAAAAGAAGCAGTCATTTAGCGCAATCCGCAGCGAGAAAAAGTCGGAGCTTGAGTTATTTGAACAATTTTACTCAGAGATCACTACATCTGATTTTACTAGTGATAAAAAAGAGGTAATGGCAGAGATTATCGAAAAAGTACTGCGTGAGGAGGGAATCAAATGA
- a CDS encoding TIGR04190 family B12-binding domain/radical SAM domain protein, with protein sequence MYDLVLLHPPTVYDFRKEMLFTGPISDVVPSSPVFEMYPIGLTSIGDFLERYGLKVKIINIANRMLLNPKFDVEKKIRKIKTKAFGIDLHWLPHAHGSVELAKIIKKYHPDTPVMFGGLSSTYFHKELIQYPFIDFVLRGDTTEKLILLLLNKLEGKETDSFSDIPNLTWKKGTDYHYNDMTYVPDSLDEFDFPGYRYIIRSVFKYFNLLDPLPYKGWLQYPNTAILTSKGCTYNCLICGGSKDAYELNCNRKKLVMRSPKKMLEDIAFIQRFTRAPIFLLNDIRQGGKEYVEEFLAGLEKMKVKNEIVFEIFNYADEEFFKRLHKSIPKYSIELTLESADEDIRKYNGKLPCSNEKVIEMLQAALKHNCAKIDLFFMTGIPNQDYESAMRNVDFCEIIHKRCDGNQRISYFVAPLSPFLDPGSPAFEHPEKYGYKKFCHKFEDFREAMRQPSWKNMLSYETNSMTRAEIVRATYDSALKLNGFKYKNNLITKDVHDEVAVKIDKSLEFLQRLDRIILLPKSKQKQEMEKIKEEVDQINRHSICGKNELKWEVKKLFADFPSLTYIGLELLVKDIIKGVKCRVGKIDRNIVFTGESQNSSMEK encoded by the coding sequence ATGTATGACTTGGTATTGCTGCATCCCCCAACGGTATATGATTTTAGAAAGGAGATGCTATTTACAGGTCCAATTAGCGATGTCGTTCCTTCTTCTCCCGTATTTGAGATGTACCCGATCGGCTTAACTAGCATCGGAGATTTTCTTGAACGGTATGGACTAAAAGTAAAAATCATTAATATCGCCAATCGTATGTTATTAAACCCTAAGTTTGATGTAGAAAAGAAAATCAGGAAAATAAAAACAAAGGCTTTTGGCATTGACCTCCATTGGCTTCCACATGCTCATGGAAGTGTAGAACTAGCAAAAATCATCAAAAAATACCACCCAGATACCCCAGTCATGTTCGGCGGACTTTCCAGTACTTATTTTCACAAAGAACTCATCCAATATCCGTTTATTGATTTTGTTTTGCGCGGTGATACAACGGAAAAATTAATTCTCTTGCTCCTAAATAAACTAGAGGGAAAGGAAACGGACAGTTTTTCTGATATTCCTAATCTTACATGGAAAAAGGGAACGGACTATCACTATAACGATATGACCTATGTTCCTGATAGTTTAGATGAATTCGATTTTCCAGGCTATCGATACATCATTAGGTCCGTATTTAAATATTTTAATCTACTTGATCCATTGCCTTATAAAGGGTGGCTACAGTATCCGAATACAGCCATCTTAACGTCAAAAGGGTGTACCTATAATTGTTTGATTTGCGGTGGCTCAAAGGATGCCTATGAGCTAAACTGTAATCGAAAAAAACTGGTGATGAGATCGCCTAAAAAAATGCTTGAGGACATAGCATTTATTCAACGATTTACACGTGCTCCCATTTTCCTGTTAAATGATATTAGGCAGGGAGGAAAAGAGTACGTTGAGGAATTCCTTGCCGGGTTAGAAAAAATGAAAGTGAAGAATGAAATTGTGTTCGAAATATTTAATTATGCAGACGAAGAGTTCTTTAAACGACTCCATAAATCCATTCCGAAATACAGTATTGAATTGACACTTGAATCAGCAGATGAGGATATCCGAAAGTATAATGGGAAGCTTCCATGTTCAAATGAAAAGGTCATTGAAATGCTGCAAGCGGCCTTAAAACACAATTGTGCCAAAATTGATTTATTCTTTATGACGGGGATACCGAATCAAGATTATGAAAGTGCAATGAGAAATGTAGATTTTTGTGAAATTATTCACAAAAGATGTGACGGAAATCAACGTATTTCATATTTTGTTGCTCCGCTCTCACCCTTTCTTGATCCTGGAAGTCCTGCTTTTGAACATCCAGAAAAGTATGGGTATAAGAAATTCTGTCATAAGTTCGAAGACTTCCGGGAGGCAATGAGACAGCCTTCGTGGAAAAATATGCTGAGTTATGAAACAAACAGTATGACAAGAGCGGAAATCGTAAGAGCTACCTATGATTCGGCTTTAAAGCTAAATGGCTTTAAATATAAAAACAACCTGATTACAAAAGATGTCCATGATGAGGTAGCTGTTAAGATAGATAAATCATTGGAATTCCTCCAGCGCTTGGATAGGATCATTCTTCTGCCCAAATCAAAACAAAAGCAGGAAATGGAGAAAATTAAGGAAGAAGTAGACCAAATCAATCGTCACAGCATCTGTGGAAAAAATGAACTAAAGTGGGAGGTGAAAAAGCTATTTGCTGATTTCCCATCCTTAACCTACATCGGCCTGGAATTATTAGTGAAGGATATCATTAAAGGTGTAAAGTGCAGGGTAGGAAAAATCGACAGAAATATTGTTTTTACAGGTGAGTCTCAAAATAGTAGCATGGAAAAGTAA
- a CDS encoding sulfate permease gives MFIDKRFHDYSLRNVPKDLLSGLIVGVIAIPLGMAFAIASGVKPEYGIYTTIVAGILISLFGGSKYQIGGPTGAFIPILFGVVMTYGYENLLIAGFMAGVILLLMGVFRLGSLIKYIPRPVTIGFTAGIAVTIFTGQIASFLGLEGIKKHEEFIENINELAVHLNTLNFFSILTAAICLLTVILTPRIAPKVPGPLIGLMVSTLVATLFFPSEVATIGTAYGQIPSTLPQIQIPSIDLDMIMKLLKPAIVIAMLGGIESLLSAVVADGMTNSRHSSNKELIGQGIANMITPLFGGIPATGAIARTATNIKNGAISPLSGIIHGIVVLLVLLFFAPYASYIPLASMAPILMVVAWNMSERKVFSHILKTKSTDSLVLAVTFLLTVFVNLTTAVEVGLVMSALLFAKRMSDVMVTAKALPNREHKHEKVETGMVSDTHDCPQISIFNVEGPLFFGAADTFEKTIMSTINYRPKILLLRMSKVPLIDTTGEANLSSIVHHFSKNGIVMISGLNPQPENVLKKTGLYQLIGEDYFFNHTGEAIHYALEHINKNKCLGCKHFAFRECKKLSAVETVEGGRKKLTATI, from the coding sequence ATGTTTATTGATAAAAGATTCCATGATTATTCCTTAAGGAATGTACCAAAGGATCTCCTGTCAGGATTGATTGTTGGCGTAATCGCTATTCCACTTGGAATGGCATTTGCCATTGCTTCAGGGGTGAAGCCAGAGTATGGAATCTATACGACCATTGTAGCCGGGATTCTTATCTCTTTATTTGGCGGATCCAAATACCAAATAGGTGGTCCAACTGGGGCGTTTATTCCTATTTTATTTGGAGTGGTGATGACCTACGGTTATGAAAATCTGTTAATAGCAGGGTTCATGGCAGGAGTTATCCTGCTTCTAATGGGTGTTTTTAGACTAGGTTCATTGATTAAATATATACCTAGACCGGTAACGATTGGATTTACGGCAGGTATTGCCGTTACCATTTTCACAGGGCAGATTGCAAGTTTCCTAGGTTTAGAGGGAATAAAAAAGCATGAGGAGTTTATTGAGAACATTAACGAACTAGCTGTACATCTAAATACGTTGAACTTTTTTAGTATTCTAACAGCAGCTATTTGCTTGCTTACTGTGATCCTTACACCAAGAATTGCACCTAAGGTTCCAGGTCCGCTCATTGGATTAATGGTTTCCACATTGGTTGCCACTCTTTTTTTTCCAAGTGAGGTGGCCACGATTGGAACTGCCTATGGTCAAATTCCAAGTACATTGCCGCAAATCCAAATTCCAAGCATTGATTTGGATATGATTATGAAGCTTTTAAAGCCGGCAATTGTCATTGCTATGCTGGGTGGCATTGAATCTTTGTTATCTGCAGTGGTAGCAGATGGAATGACCAATAGTCGTCATAGCAGCAATAAGGAGTTAATAGGGCAGGGAATAGCCAATATGATTACACCCTTATTTGGTGGGATTCCAGCTACCGGGGCTATTGCCCGTACAGCCACGAACATAAAGAATGGAGCGATTTCTCCGTTATCAGGAATTATTCATGGGATTGTCGTATTACTTGTTTTACTATTTTTCGCACCATATGCATCCTATATTCCTTTGGCAAGCATGGCGCCTATATTGATGGTAGTTGCTTGGAACATGAGCGAGAGAAAAGTGTTCTCTCATATATTAAAAACAAAATCGACCGATTCACTCGTCCTAGCAGTCACCTTTTTACTAACGGTTTTTGTTAATTTAACGACAGCTGTTGAAGTGGGTTTAGTGATGTCTGCCCTTCTATTTGCGAAGAGAATGAGCGATGTGATGGTTACGGCAAAAGCATTGCCAAATAGAGAACATAAACATGAAAAGGTAGAGACAGGAATGGTCTCAGATACACACGATTGCCCGCAAATTAGTATTTTTAATGTGGAAGGACCATTATTTTTCGGCGCTGCTGACACTTTTGAAAAAACAATTATGAGCACAATTAACTATCGGCCAAAAATTCTACTTCTCCGAATGAGCAAAGTACCTTTAATAGATACAACTGGAGAAGCAAATTTGTCTAGTATTGTTCACCATTTTTCGAAAAATGGTATAGTAATGATATCGGGTTTAAATCCTCAACCAGAAAATGTGTTGAAAAAGACAGGTTTATATCAATTAATCGGGGAAGACTACTTCTTCAATCATACAGGAGAGGCTATACATTATGCTTTAGAGCATATAAACAAAAATAAATGTCTAGGCTGCAAGCATTTTGCCTTTAGAGAATGTAAAAAGCTATCAGCTGTTGAGACGGTGGAAGGCGGTAGGAAGAAGCTAACTGCTACCATCTAA
- a CDS encoding SMC family ATPase, with the protein MKPLKLTMQAFGPYAGREEIDFSHLGNRTMFVISGKTGAGKTTIFDAISYAIYGKASGEDRNGPELRSQFASDEHLTEVSLDFSLRYKVYSITRSPQQLKKKDKGEGFTQLGAKAELYRWDENGEKKLLASKINDVEEKIKEIMLIDANQFRQILMIPQGEFRKLLTSDSKDKEVILQRLFHTQLYKMVEEKLKIEATDLKKAVEDQVKARNEAIRRIQAVTNEELREYIEANSVNDTIILPLLKEEISGIGERLEELNSQFKVKGLEQDKLKEQLFEAEAILKQLQTKEDLKEQKERLVAQEALFAEKEVQVQRAQKAALLAKQEELCHRLKKEVDQLQINVDTIKAEMEKLDQLMQQYEQKLQMELERESERQIALNEVNQLVNMKEDVYSFAALLKETSQKDAELKAAQEKLRQSEQAIDHLYEHITSLNKDREEIEKGKLSYFENESKMEKLKAELERFDKYETLLGRYKKAEQALRTSTGRYENTVAKFTDARALVDELETKWMHGQAAILAAKLQTGEACPVCGSEHHPTPALQHEDVIPTEDDLKVAKEQAAKWDREKSLDEANFYQSQSAERTQKDAVQEMLQEIRSYRADFLEEDLLHVKMETTTAKNQLVETQSKLAVQIQQLDYIKGAIEKHEAEKSELQLAIQQLVAKVNKVTVDFTEKKTNLTRMMKLIPENLRSEVEYEKTLNASRNRYEILLKQLEEAQQRLQGVKEKLSNESARLQDAESHFSIKQQELLTEREIFKEKLSEQGFENYGVYHSSKQSEDEIRRLEGQIRAYREELRSVTDRLNELTELLSDVKTPDVEGLKLELAKRTSELEELNQQRTDLFVKKRDNEEIYSRVVSLNEQMKVLEERYKLIGHLYEIAKGQNNFRITFERYVLAAFLDDILREANVRLRKMTSGRFELLRKTDRAKGNAQSGLELLVFDQYTGQERHVKTLSGGESFKASLSLALGLADVVQNYAGGVSLETMFIDEGFGTLDPESLDQAIEALMDIQSSGRLVGIISHVPELKERIDVRLEVIAGQTGSRTEFVFIN; encoded by the coding sequence ATGAAACCATTAAAGCTAACCATGCAGGCATTTGGTCCTTATGCAGGCAGAGAAGAGATTGACTTTTCCCATTTAGGTAATCGAACGATGTTTGTGATTTCTGGTAAAACAGGCGCCGGTAAAACGACTATATTTGATGCAATTAGCTATGCAATCTATGGAAAAGCCAGTGGAGAGGATCGGAATGGTCCAGAACTTCGTAGTCAATTTGCCAGCGATGAACATTTAACAGAGGTTTCTCTCGATTTTTCTCTTCGGTATAAAGTCTATTCAATAACCAGGTCGCCACAACAGTTAAAGAAAAAGGACAAGGGAGAAGGATTTACGCAGCTAGGTGCAAAAGCCGAACTATATCGGTGGGATGAAAATGGCGAGAAAAAGCTGCTGGCATCAAAGATCAATGATGTGGAAGAAAAAATTAAAGAAATTATGCTGATTGATGCCAATCAATTCAGGCAAATTTTGATGATTCCGCAGGGTGAATTCCGAAAACTACTGACTTCAGACAGTAAAGATAAAGAAGTGATCCTTCAGCGCTTATTCCATACCCAGTTATATAAAATGGTCGAAGAGAAGCTGAAAATAGAAGCAACGGATCTTAAAAAAGCGGTAGAAGATCAAGTGAAGGCACGAAACGAGGCAATTCGCCGCATCCAAGCAGTGACAAACGAGGAGCTGCGGGAATATATAGAGGCAAATAGTGTAAATGATACGATTATTCTACCTCTCTTAAAGGAAGAGATCTCTGGAATAGGTGAAAGGCTAGAAGAACTGAATAGCCAGTTTAAAGTTAAGGGTCTCGAACAGGATAAACTGAAGGAACAGCTTTTTGAAGCGGAAGCGATTTTAAAACAGTTGCAGACCAAAGAGGATTTAAAGGAGCAAAAAGAACGTCTTGTAGCACAAGAAGCGTTATTTGCGGAAAAAGAAGTACAAGTCCAACGAGCACAAAAAGCCGCTCTTTTAGCAAAACAAGAGGAGCTTTGTCACCGGTTAAAGAAGGAAGTAGATCAACTTCAAATTAATGTTGATACTATAAAAGCGGAAATGGAAAAGCTTGATCAATTAATGCAGCAGTATGAGCAGAAACTCCAAATGGAACTTGAGCGAGAGAGTGAACGCCAAATAGCCCTCAATGAAGTCAATCAATTAGTAAATATGAAAGAGGATGTCTATTCATTTGCTGCCTTGCTTAAAGAGACATCACAAAAGGATGCTGAGTTAAAAGCAGCTCAAGAAAAATTGAGACAATCCGAGCAAGCAATTGACCATTTGTATGAGCATATTACTTCCCTTAACAAAGACAGGGAAGAGATAGAAAAAGGAAAGCTTAGTTACTTTGAAAATGAAAGTAAAATGGAAAAGCTCAAGGCTGAGCTGGAACGATTCGATAAATATGAGACCTTACTTGGACGCTACAAAAAGGCTGAACAGGCTTTAAGGACCAGTACTGGTCGTTATGAAAATACGGTTGCCAAATTTACAGACGCCAGAGCGCTTGTTGATGAACTAGAAACGAAATGGATGCATGGACAGGCAGCGATTTTAGCTGCAAAGCTTCAAACGGGTGAGGCATGTCCTGTTTGCGGCTCTGAGCATCACCCGACTCCTGCTCTACAGCACGAAGACGTTATTCCGACCGAGGATGATTTGAAAGTTGCAAAGGAACAGGCGGCTAAATGGGATAGAGAAAAATCATTGGATGAAGCGAATTTTTACCAAAGTCAATCCGCTGAAAGAACACAGAAGGATGCAGTTCAGGAAATGCTTCAAGAAATACGTTCCTACCGAGCTGATTTTTTAGAAGAGGATTTATTACATGTAAAAATGGAGACGACCACTGCGAAAAATCAACTTGTAGAGACTCAAAGCAAACTGGCTGTACAAATACAACAATTGGACTATATAAAGGGTGCCATTGAAAAGCATGAAGCTGAAAAAAGCGAGTTGCAGCTCGCTATTCAACAGTTAGTGGCAAAGGTAAACAAAGTAACTGTTGATTTTACAGAAAAGAAAACGAATTTGACAAGAATGATGAAGCTCATACCAGAGAATCTTCGTTCAGAAGTTGAATACGAAAAAACACTCAATGCTTCACGTAACCGCTATGAGATTCTATTGAAACAGTTAGAGGAAGCTCAACAACGCTTACAGGGAGTGAAAGAAAAGCTGTCAAATGAATCAGCTAGGTTGCAGGATGCCGAGAGTCACTTCTCCATCAAGCAACAGGAGCTTCTTACAGAACGGGAAATCTTTAAAGAAAAGTTATCTGAGCAAGGGTTTGAAAACTATGGTGTGTATCATTCTTCGAAACAATCGGAGGATGAAATCCGCAGACTAGAGGGGCAAATCCGTGCTTATCGAGAAGAGTTACGTTCTGTTACAGATCGTTTGAACGAGCTGACAGAACTTTTATCAGATGTAAAAACGCCTGATGTTGAGGGATTAAAACTAGAGCTTGCAAAACGAACAAGCGAACTGGAAGAGCTAAACCAGCAACGTACGGATTTGTTTGTTAAAAAGCGTGATAATGAAGAAATATACAGCAGGGTAGTAAGTTTGAATGAACAGATGAAGGTTCTTGAGGAAAGGTATAAGCTAATTGGACATCTTTACGAGATTGCCAAAGGGCAAAATAATTTCCGAATTACCTTTGAGCGATATGTGCTTGCAGCTTTCTTAGACGATATTTTGCGCGAAGCGAATGTTCGCTTAAGAAAAATGACATCGGGTCGTTTCGAATTGCTCAGAAAAACGGACCGAGCGAAAGGGAATGCGCAAAGTGGTTTGGAACTGCTTGTGTTCGATCAGTATACTGGCCAGGAACGTCATGTTAAAACATTATCTGGAGGCGAGAGCTTTAAGGCTTCCTTGTCGTTAGCACTTGGGCTTGCGGATGTGGTCCAAAATTATGCGGGCGGTGTGTCATTAGAGACGATGTTTATTGATGAAGGATTTGGTACGCTTGATCCGGAGTCATTAGACCAAGCGATTGAAGCGTTAATGGATATTCAAAGCAGCGGCCGGTTAGTTGGGATCATTTCGCACGTACCGGAACTCAAGGAACGAATTGATGTTAGACTAGAGGTTATTGCGGGTCAGACTGGTAGTAGGACGGAGTTTGTGTTTATTAATTAG
- a CDS encoding TIGR00266 family protein, giving the protein MNNHEIDFKIYGDDMQFVEVELDPQETVVAEAGSFMMMEDDIHMETIFGDGSSSGGSGLMGKLFSAGKRVLTGESLFMTTFTNTGMGKKRVSFASPYPGKIIPMDLSEYGGKIICQKDAFLAAAKGVQVGIEFQRKLGVGFFGGEGFIMQKLEGDGMAFVHAGGTIIKKDLLPGQSLRVDTGCLVAMTSDVNYEIEFVKGVKTALFGGEGLFFATLRGPGSVWIQSLPFSRLASRVFAAAPSRGGSKDEGSIARGIFDMFNGD; this is encoded by the coding sequence ATGAATAACCATGAAATCGATTTTAAGATTTATGGAGATGATATGCAGTTTGTCGAGGTAGAGCTTGATCCTCAGGAAACAGTTGTTGCCGAAGCAGGAAGCTTTATGATGATGGAAGATGACATACATATGGAAACGATTTTTGGAGACGGTTCCAGCAGTGGTGGTAGCGGCCTGATGGGTAAACTTTTCAGTGCAGGTAAGCGCGTCCTAACAGGAGAAAGTTTGTTCATGACCACCTTTACCAATACCGGCATGGGTAAGAAGCGAGTTTCATTTGCCTCCCCTTATCCTGGAAAAATCATTCCTATGGATTTAAGTGAGTATGGCGGGAAGATCATTTGTCAAAAGGATGCCTTCTTAGCTGCTGCAAAAGGCGTTCAAGTTGGTATCGAATTCCAACGTAAATTGGGTGTCGGCTTCTTTGGCGGCGAAGGCTTTATTATGCAAAAGCTTGAAGGCGACGGCATGGCATTTGTTCACGCGGGTGGAACCATTATTAAAAAGGACCTCCTTCCTGGCCAATCTTTAAGAGTGGATACAGGCTGCTTAGTGGCTATGACGAGCGATGTTAATTATGAAATTGAATTTGTAAAAGGTGTGAAAACGGCCCTGTTCGGTGGTGAAGGCTTATTCTTCGCCACATTACGCGGTCCTGGATCTGTGTGGATTCAATCGCTACCATTTAGCAGGCTAGCAAGCCGCGTATTTGCTGCAGCTCCTTCTCGCGGTGGTTCAAAGGATGAAGGTAGTATCGCACGAGGAATTTTTGATATGTTTAATGGTGACTAA
- a CDS encoding metalloregulator ArsR/SmtB family transcription factor: MNLEMQQFKAEFFKALAHPLRIRILELLSEGDKSVNEIQTLVGSEGSAVSQQLTILRAKNIVTGTKEGNKVIYTLKDPMIIELLAVARQIFNNHLVDTITILDKFKEVDEEATATPKN; the protein is encoded by the coding sequence TTGAATCTTGAAATGCAGCAATTTAAGGCGGAATTCTTCAAGGCATTAGCACACCCTTTGAGAATCCGTATTTTAGAGCTCTTATCAGAAGGGGATAAAAGTGTAAACGAAATTCAAACACTCGTTGGAAGTGAAGGTTCGGCTGTTTCTCAACAATTGACCATCCTACGAGCTAAAAATATTGTGACTGGTACAAAGGAAGGAAATAAGGTAATTTACACTCTTAAGGATCCAATGATTATTGAATTGCTAGCTGTTGCCAGGCAGATTTTCAATAACCATCTCGTTGATACTATTACGATTCTGGATAAATTTAAAGAAGTAGACGAAGAAGCCACTGCAACACCGAAGAATTAA